Proteins encoded in a region of the Agromyces protaetiae genome:
- a CDS encoding PspA/IM30 family protein, which produces MSNKQSIFGRISQLVRANINSLLDEAEDPEKMLDQMVRDYTSSIADAEAAIAETIGNLRLLEDDHREDVNAAREWGEKAVAASRKGDELRTAGDASGADKFDNLAKVALSRQISSENEARAAEPQIAAQTDVVNKLKTGLNGMKEKLVQLQNKRNELVARSKTAAAQRQVHDAVKSIDILDPTSELGRFEQKIRREEAVVRGQAELTASTLDAQFAELDDLGELTEVDARLAALKAGGSSQGAIGS; this is translated from the coding sequence ATGAGCAACAAGCAGTCCATCTTCGGCCGAATCTCGCAGCTGGTCCGCGCGAACATCAACTCACTCCTCGATGAGGCGGAAGACCCCGAGAAGATGCTCGATCAGATGGTGCGGGACTACACCAGCTCCATCGCCGACGCCGAGGCCGCGATCGCTGAGACCATCGGCAACCTGCGCCTGCTCGAAGACGACCACCGCGAAGACGTCAACGCGGCGCGCGAGTGGGGCGAGAAGGCCGTCGCGGCGAGCCGGAAGGGCGACGAGCTCCGCACGGCGGGCGATGCGAGCGGTGCCGACAAGTTCGACAACCTCGCGAAGGTCGCGCTCAGCCGCCAGATCTCGTCCGAGAACGAGGCGCGCGCCGCCGAGCCGCAGATCGCCGCGCAGACCGACGTCGTGAACAAGCTGAAGACCGGCTTGAACGGCATGAAAGAGAAGCTCGTCCAGCTGCAGAACAAGCGCAACGAGCTGGTCGCGCGGTCGAAGACGGCCGCCGCGCAGCGCCAGGTGCACGACGCGGTCAAGTCGATCGACATCCTCGACCCGACGAGCGAGCTCGGACGCTTCGAACAGAAGATCCGGCGCGAAGAGGCCGTCGTCCGCGGCCAGGCCGAGCTCACGGCCTCGACCCTCGACGCGCAGTTCGCCGAGCTCGACGACCTCGGTGAGCTCACCGAGGTCGACGCGCGTCTCGCGGCGCTCAAAGCGGGCGGCTCGTCGCAGGGCGCCATCGGCAGCTGA
- a CDS encoding arginase family protein, protein MPATFVVVPVWQGSVSARAMSHADGAAAIQGDLPSAATIVVDVPVEAGDALGTGVQRYSAILRVRERTEQALASVSGLPITIGGDCGASVAAVADASRRTGGDLAVLWLDAHPDLNTPESSPSGGFGGMTLRAIAGDGAEGLTLVDDLRVAPGRLVIGGARAFDDEERRFIDEHGVQTLTVEDLSDPTLVIAALEATGASRVFVHVDLDVLDPSALAGLSYPMPFGVDATTLVALVREVTARFPLAGAAIAGFAPGTPEAANDDLPTILRLVGALASSPSA, encoded by the coding sequence ATGCCGGCCACGTTCGTCGTCGTGCCCGTCTGGCAAGGTTCGGTCTCGGCCCGCGCGATGAGCCACGCCGACGGGGCGGCCGCCATCCAGGGCGACCTTCCATCGGCCGCCACGATCGTCGTCGACGTCCCCGTCGAGGCCGGTGACGCGCTCGGCACCGGGGTGCAGCGGTACAGCGCCATTCTCCGCGTCCGTGAGCGGACGGAACAGGCCCTCGCGTCCGTCTCGGGCCTGCCGATCACGATCGGCGGCGACTGCGGGGCGAGCGTCGCCGCGGTCGCCGACGCCTCCCGCCGCACGGGCGGTGACCTCGCCGTGCTCTGGCTCGATGCGCACCCGGATCTCAATACGCCCGAATCGTCGCCGTCGGGCGGCTTCGGCGGCATGACCCTGCGTGCGATCGCCGGCGACGGCGCCGAGGGGCTCACGCTCGTCGACGACCTGCGCGTCGCACCGGGGCGGCTCGTCATCGGCGGTGCGCGGGCGTTCGACGACGAGGAGCGGCGTTTCATCGACGAGCACGGCGTCCAGACGCTGACGGTCGAGGACCTCTCCGACCCGACGCTGGTGATCGCAGCCCTCGAGGCCACCGGCGCGAGCCGGGTGTTCGTGCATGTCGATCTCGACGTGCTCGATCCTTCGGCGCTTGCGGGGCTCTCGTACCCGATGCCGTTCGGGGTCGATGCGACGACCCTCGTCGCGCTCGTGCGCGAGGTCACCGCCCGGTTCCCACTCGCGGGCGCCGCGATCGCCGGGTTCGCCCCGGGCACGCCCGAGGCCGCGAACGACGACCTGCCGACCATCCTCCGGCTGGTGGGGGCGCTCGCGTCGTCGCCCTCGGCCTGA